From Terriglobales bacterium:
CGATGGTAACGGATTGCACTAGGTCGGTGTAAGGGTTCTAGTCTTCAAGCAGTTAGGGACCGCTGGGAGTTCTTGCCTCTGCCCCCGGCGATTCCATCTGGAAGTTGGATTGCTCTTTCGTGAGTGGCAGGTTGGGACATTGAGCATGGAAGGGGAACGCAGACCCGCGATGGCATCGACGCTGACCTCAAGACCCAGTGGAGCACCCTACAACGGCCTGATCCGCAACGTCGAGCGCATGCTGTCGGCGACCGGGACCCACACCCTCATCGGAGAGGAAATCTTCCTGGCCATGCTGTCCCAGGAGCGCAAGAGGTCGGAGCGCTCGGCGAAGCAATTTGTGTTGCTCTTGCTGGATGGGGCACAGGCGTTCGCCGCGGGAGCTGGGGAAGAGATCACCCAGCAGGCGGTGGCCTCGCTCTCCACTTGTATCCGTGAGACCGACATCGTGGGCTGGTACGAAGAAGGGTCGGTGATCGGGGTCATCTTCACCGAGATGGGCACCGCCAACGAAGGCGCGATCAAGATCATCCTGAACCGCGTGACCTCGGCCCTGCGGAACAACCTGAGCGTCCGTGACATCAATGCCATCTCGATCTCGTGTCACCTGTATCCCGAGCAATCGGAGAAACACCGTCCGCAGAAGGTACGGCTGTTCTACCACGATGAGCATGTGGGCGCCGGTTCACGTACCGGCGCGCAGGTGATGAAGCGGGCCCTGGACATCGTCGGCAGCGCGACCGCGATCCTGATGCTCTCGCCCGTGTTCCTGGTGATCGCGGCTCTCATCAAGCTCACGTCGAAGGGGCCGGTCCTCTTCCGCCAGAACCGGGTCGGGCAGTACGGAGCGCCGTTCACGTTCCTGAAGTTCCGCTCCATGTACCTGAACAGCGACTCCAAGATCCACCAGGAGTATGTGACCAGCTTCATCTCGGGTAAAGGCAAGCGGCACGCCTCGAAGGATGGCGGCATCTATAAGATCACGAACGATCCGCGGGTCACTCCGCTCGGCCGGTTCATCCGCCGCACCAGCCTGGACGAGTTGCCCCAGTTCTTCAACGTTCTGCGGGGTGACATGTCGCTGGTGGGCCCGCGGCCTCCGGTGCCCTACGAATTCGAAGCCTACGACGTGTGGCACCGTAAACGGGTCTTCGAAGTGAAGCCGGGCATCACCGGTCTGTGGCAGATCAAGGGGCGCAGCCGGACCAACTTCGACGATATGGTCCGCCTGGACCTGCAGTATGCGAGGAACTGGTCCATCTGGATGGACATCAAGATCCTGCTGCAAACCCCAGGCGCCGTGTTCTCCGGCGACGGCGCTTGCTGAGTGACTTTCGTACCTGCTTACGGGTTCTCCCCCGACTTATAATCTGTGCCGCAGTTGGCTGTGCTCTCTCGCTCGCGTTTTCATCGAACGGAAATGACCTTCGGCGTAGCCTGGGCTGCGCCACGGAACGTATAGGGAACTCATCATGCTACGAGTAGGAGTGATCGGATACGGCTACTGGGGGCCGAACATCGTCCGCAATTTCCGCGGCCTGGAGGGCTCCCAGGTGGAGCTGGTTTGCGACCAGCGCGAAGAATCGCTGAAGAAGGCGAAGCACGCGTTTCCGGAAATCAAGGTCTGCAGCGACGCTTCCGAGGTCATCAACTCCCG
This genomic window contains:
- a CDS encoding sugar transferase → MASTLTSRPSGAPYNGLIRNVERMLSATGTHTLIGEEIFLAMLSQERKRSERSAKQFVLLLLDGAQAFAAGAGEEITQQAVASLSTCIRETDIVGWYEEGSVIGVIFTEMGTANEGAIKIILNRVTSALRNNLSVRDINAISISCHLYPEQSEKHRPQKVRLFYHDEHVGAGSRTGAQVMKRALDIVGSATAILMLSPVFLVIAALIKLTSKGPVLFRQNRVGQYGAPFTFLKFRSMYLNSDSKIHQEYVTSFISGKGKRHASKDGGIYKITNDPRVTPLGRFIRRTSLDELPQFFNVLRGDMSLVGPRPPVPYEFEAYDVWHRKRVFEVKPGITGLWQIKGRSRTNFDDMVRLDLQYARNWSIWMDIKILLQTPGAVFSGDGAC